The Pirellulales bacterium region CGGCCTCCCGCCGCTGGCGGTCGAGCTGCGGATGATCATCGCCGAAACCGCCAATAGCGTGCGCGAATTCAGCCGCCGGCTGCCGTTCAATTATTCGGTGCTCGTGCGCGATCTGGGCCGCATCGACCAGGGACGGCCGATCGGCTGGTTCCACATCGAACGGCTGTTGGACGCCGCCGGGCTGGGAACGCAGCACGACCGCTGGCAGGAGCTCCGCATCCTGTGGTGTACGGCGGACAACCAGTTGCGGCGTGCGACGAACGGTCGCGTCGCGGGCTGACTCTGCTATAATCGACGGTCCCTTGAAAAACGACTCGCCTCCACCCGCGGTGCCGCAGCGTGCGGCGGAGCTTACGAGTTGGGCGGTCGTTTACATGCTGCTGGGCTGGCTGAGCCTTTTGGCGGGCATCTTCGGCGGCGCCGGCGAAACGCCCTTTTACCTGGGAGCCGGCGTCGTTCTTTTGCCGCTGGGGCTGGGATTCTGGTTTCGTTGGCGGTGGTCGCGGTGGGCCGGGCTGGCGTTTTTCGCCGCCGTCGCGGCTTGGGCTGTCTGGCAGATCCTCCATCAACGACTATGGTTTTTGTCGCTGGCCCTGCTGCTGACCAGCGTCGAGACCCTGCTCTGCCTGCGAAGGTGGCCGGGCATGCGCGGGTAGCGACACCAGCCATCGCCCTTCCTTGCGACAAAACGTCTCACTCTCGGCCCGCGCGAAGTAGAGCCGGTTTACCGGCTCTTTTTGCCTTTAACGCTACCCGTATCTTGCCTCTGCGCGGTTGTCTCCTTCCGGTCGCTATTCTTCTGCGCCCGGCCGTTCTCATCGTTGTCGCCGTCTTCCTCACGCAATTGGCGGTCCGCTTCGAGACGGGCGTATTTCGCTTCCAGATAGTCGATTTCGGCGGCCTGTGCCGATTTAAAGAGCGACTCGGCAAGCTTTTCCAGCGACTTCATCAGGTCGCGGTGCGCGACTCGCGCCTTGTGGATGTATTCAGCCTTGGCGCCCGCCGCCTCCAGGGCGGCGATGCGGCGCAGCGACCAGCGCTCGACCTGCGCGTCCGAGAGGCGAATGCGGCTGGCCCGAAAACCTTCCATGCCCAGTTCGATCGCCCGATCGGCCAGCGCGAGTTCTTCAGCGGCCAACTCTTTGTTATTCTTGTGGGTCTCGCCCTCTTCTTTCTCTTTCTCTTCCGCGGCATGACCGGCAAGCCAGCCGAGCGAACCAGCCACGACCAACGACGCGATCAAAACAACCGGTTTCAACATGACCATCTCCTCGCTTCGCAACAGCCATGCCCCCTCGCGCATGCTAGCAGTTGTAAAAAAATCGTCAAATTCCGGACCCCCTTCAACGTGTGGCCGTGTGCCGCTTGGTTGACACGTTCGCCCACTGACCCTATCCTTGTATCATTAGTTAGCAACTTGGCCCGCAAGCCGATGAACGCCTCCTTTGCCATCTCGACTATTGACCCAGCCCGCATAAGTTCGGGCATCGAGAGCATTACGATTATTCAGGAGAATCGGCCTTAAAGGGCAGCGACCGGTCTGACCGCGTACTGTGAACCCTGAGGCCCTTGGCCCCAGGGTTTTTTTGTTTCCCTTCTGAACCCCGAACCCTGAACCCTGAACCCCGAACCCTCCCATGTCGCGCCGCATCGAAATCTACGACACCACCCTGCGAGACGGCAGCCAAGGCGAAGGCGTCAGCTTTTCGCTCGAAGACAAGCTGCTCATCGCCCGGCGGCTCTTGGAACTTGGCTTCGACTACGTCGAGGGCGGCTATCCGCTTTCCAACGACAAAGACGCCCAGTTCTTTCAGAAGGCGACCCGCGACCCCGCCGGCAAGGGACGCCTCGCCGCCTTCGGCATGACCCGACGCAAAGGCGTGGCACCCGCCGACGATCCGGGCATGAAGGCCCTCGTCGAATCGGGCACCGACGTGATCACCATCGTCGGCAAAACCTCGGACTTTCACGTCACCGACGTGTTGCGGGCCACGCTCGACGAAAACCTGGAGATGATCGCCGACACCGTCGGCTACCTGCGGCAGACGGGCCGAAAGGTAATCTACGACGCCGAACATTTTTTCGACGGCTGGAAAGCGAACCGCGACTATGCCCTGAAAACAGTCAAGGCCGCGGCCGACGCGGGCGCTGTGCTGATCGTGCTCTGCGATACCAACGGCGGCAGCATGCCGGAAGAGGTGGCCGAGATGACGCGCGCCGTATCGAGCGTGCTTCCGGTGCCCGTGGGCATTCACTGCCATAACGATTGCGAGTTGGCGGTGGCCAATTCGCTGGCCGCGGTCGATGCCGGGGCCGTCCAGGTGCAGGGTACGATCAACGGCATCGGCGAACGTTGCGGCAACGCCGACCTGGTGTCGGTGATCGCCAATCTGGCGTTCAAGAAACGGGGGTACGAAGTCCTGCGGCCGGAAAGCCTGCCGCGGCTCACCGAGTTGTCTCGGTATGTCTACGAGTTGGCGAACATGAACTTTCGCCCCAACCAGGCGTTCGTGGGCCAAAGCGCGTTCGCTCACAAGGGCGGCATGCACGTGCATGCGGTGGCCCGCGCGGCCAGCAGCTACGAGCACATGGCGCCCGAGCGAGTGGGGAACGAGCGGCGTTTTTTGGTGAGCGAGCTGTCGGGCCGGTCGAACATCATGGCCCTCACGGCCAAGCACAAGTTGGAGCACGACCGCGGGCTGATGGACAAGATTCTTGCCCGTGTCGTGGCGATGGAGAACCAGGGCTATCAGTTTGAGGCGGCCGAGGGGTCGTTCGATCTGCTTGTTCGGCGTTGTGCCGGTACATATCGCCCGCATTTCGAGCGGTTGAACTTCCATGTTACGGTCGAGGCCGATGGCGACGACGAGCTGACGACGGAGGCTACGGTCAAGTTGCGCGTGGGCGGCACGGTCCGCCACGAAGTGGCCGAGGGCGACGGTCCCGTCAACGCGCTCGACGCCGCTTTGCGCAAGGCGCTGACGGCGACCTTTCCCGGCCTGGCCTCCATGCACCTGGTCGATTACAAGGTGCGGGTGATCAACTCCGAGGCGGCCACCGCGGCCGGCGTGCGGGTGGTGATCGAGAGCCGCGACGAGCATGACGTGTGGGGCACGGTCGGCGTCAGCGAGAATATTATTGAGGCGAGTTGGATCGCCCTGGTCGATTCGATCGAATACAAACTTTACAAAGACGAGCTGTCGTCGGGATCCTCGATGCTCTCGAAAAGCGCCGCCACATCGAGCGAGACTTCCGGAAAGACCAGCGACCGGACAGCATCACCCGCCACATAAGTCTGCAGGCTTCGATAACGAAATCGCAGAGGGTCGCGGAGCACTTCGACGCAGCGGTCAGGGATGTTCACAATCCAATAGTCGCGAATGCCGGTCTTGGCGTAGAGCTTCGCCTTCTCGCCGCGGTCGTATCGAAGGCTACTGTAGGACACCTCGATCACCAGAAAGACATCGGCGGCCTCGGGCCGGCGGACCGAGTATCGCTTGGACGCCACCCACGCCAGATCGGGTTGCGGAGCGGTCTTCAATTGGGCAAAGCCCAACGAGTTTTGAACGCGAACTTTCACGCCGCGCGGCTTGACCTGCACGCTCCACTCCGTCAAAAAATCGACCGCATCTTCATGTTCTGGGCCAATGGGAGCCATCTTACGTAGTTCTCCGCGGATAAGTTCGATCCGATTGGGCCTCCGCACGTCGAATGCGCCGCCGGCAATCATGCGGTCGTATTCCTCCAGCGAGATGCGAGCGATGGTGCTCATGGTGAGAGTCTCCAAGAACCGCGGCTGTTCCTGAATTATAGCGTCAATCGACGACAGTGGTATCGGTTCTGCGGCCCGTTGCGCGGCGCATCAGGCAGACTCAACGCGGCCGTATAAGTCGCCGATAAGGAACAGGCTGTCCCTGAGCTTGGGGAAAGCGGCAAAGCTTGCTGTGCCCTCTGCCGCCCGCGCGAAGTACACTAGAAGGAACGGACGCTATTTTGATACCGATTCCCAGCAGCCGGTTCGACTTCGCCGACATGCACACACCTTTGTTTCCGGCCGGACAGTTCACGCAGCCGCTGGCCTATGGTGCAAGCCTCCGCGAAGGAGGCGTGCAGTTTGCCGTCTTCAGCCGGTCGGCCACGGCCATGCGCGTCTTGCTCTACGACCGCGTCACCGATCTTGAACCTGAACACATCATCCATTTCCACCCCGACCTTGACCGCTGGGGCGACATCTGGAGCGTCTTCGTGCCGGGCGTCACCGCCGGGCAACTTTATCATTTCCAGGCCGACGGGCCCTTCGAGCCCCAACGAGGCCACCGCTTCGACGGCACCGCCCGGCTCATCGACCCCTATGCACGGGCGTTGGCCGGCGAGTTTCAGCCGGCGAGCGACGGCATCGTGCGGCCGCCCAAGTGCGTCGCGATCGACGACACCTTCGACTGGGAAGGCGACCGTCCGCTCAATCGCCGGCTGTCGGAAACGATCATTTACGAAATGCACGTCCGCGGCTTCACGCGATCGCCCACCAACAGCGACCGCCATCCCGGCACGTATCTGGGCGTCATCGAAAAGATTCCCTATCTGCAATCCCTCGGCATCACTGCCATCGAGCTGATGCCGGTCTTCGAGTTCCCCACCAATCACTGGCTGGGCCGGCCGGAAACGCGGCCCAACTATTGGGGCTACGATCCGATGGCCTTCTTCGCGCCCCACCGCGGCTATGCGGTCGGCAGCGAGCCTGGCTCCCAGGTGGCCGAGTTCAAGCAGATGGTGCGGGCACTGCACCAGGCCGGCATCGAGGTGATTCTCGACGTGGTCTTCAACCACACGGCCGAAGGGAACCAGCTCGGTCCCACGCTCAGCTTCAAGGGCCTGGGCAATCGCGTCTATTACATGTTGGCCAATGGCGGCGCCGACTACCGCAACTATTCGGGCTGCGGCAACACCGTGAACGGCAACCATCCGATCGTTCGCGAGCTGATCTTCTTCTGCCTGCGCTACTGGGTGCAG contains the following coding sequences:
- the cimA gene encoding citramalate synthase, whose amino-acid sequence is MSRRIEIYDTTLRDGSQGEGVSFSLEDKLLIARRLLELGFDYVEGGYPLSNDKDAQFFQKATRDPAGKGRLAAFGMTRRKGVAPADDPGMKALVESGTDVITIVGKTSDFHVTDVLRATLDENLEMIADTVGYLRQTGRKVIYDAEHFFDGWKANRDYALKTVKAAADAGAVLIVLCDTNGGSMPEEVAEMTRAVSSVLPVPVGIHCHNDCELAVANSLAAVDAGAVQVQGTINGIGERCGNADLVSVIANLAFKKRGYEVLRPESLPRLTELSRYVYELANMNFRPNQAFVGQSAFAHKGGMHVHAVARAASSYEHMAPERVGNERRFLVSELSGRSNIMALTAKHKLEHDRGLMDKILARVVAMENQGYQFEAAEGSFDLLVRRCAGTYRPHFERLNFHVTVEADGDDELTTEATVKLRVGGTVRHEVAEGDGPVNALDAALRKALTATFPGLASMHLVDYKVRVINSEAATAAGVRVVIESRDEHDVWGTVGVSENIIEASWIALVDSIEYKLYKDELSSGSSMLSKSAATSSETSGKTSDRTASPAT
- a CDS encoding Uma2 family endonuclease, translating into MSTIARISLEEYDRMIAGGAFDVRRPNRIELIRGELRKMAPIGPEHEDAVDFLTEWSVQVKPRGVKVRVQNSLGFAQLKTAPQPDLAWVASKRYSVRRPEAADVFLVIEVSYSSLRYDRGEKAKLYAKTGIRDYWIVNIPDRCVEVLRDPLRFRYRSLQTYVAGDAVRSLVFPEVSLDVAALFESIEDPDDSSSL